One Streptomyces sp. B21-105 genomic region harbors:
- a CDS encoding protein meaA codes for MTERQPAAGQREKDRPWLMRTYAGHSTAEASNELYRRNLAKGQTGLSVAFDLPTQTGYDSDHILARGEVGRVGVPVAHLGDMRRLFQDIPLEQMNTSMTINATAMWLLALYQVVAEEQGADITLLQGTTQNDIVKEYLSRGTHVFPPGPSLRLTTDMIAYTVSHMPKWNPINICSYHLQEAGATPVQEIAYAMSTAIAVLDAVRDSGQVPADKFGDVVARISFFVNAGVRFIEEMCKMRAFSRIWDQVTRERYGIENPKQRRFRYGVQVNSLGLTEAQPENNVQRIVLEMLAVTLSKDARARAVQLPAWNEALGLPRPWDQQWSLRIQQVLALESDLLEYEDIFAGSHVVEAKVAELVEASLAEIERIQEMGGAMAAVESGYLKSQLVSSHAERRARIERGEEKIIGVNVFETTEPNPLTADLDTAIQTVDPAVEARVIASLQHWRDTRYQPPFNHPRPCKALEKLKEAAKGTANLMEATLECARAGVTTGEWAGALREVFGEFRAPTGVSSAPVAVPAEEGSAMADVRRRVDLTAKDMGVGKLRFLVGKPGLDGHSNGAEQIAVRARDAGFEVVYQGIRLTPEQIVDAALEEDVHAVGLSILSGSHAQLVPDVLERLRVAGATDIPVIAGGIIPNGDAEQLRAAGVAAVFTPKDFDITSIIGRIVDEIRKANKLDPLEVPA; via the coding sequence ATGACTGAGCGTCAGCCCGCCGCAGGACAGCGGGAGAAGGACCGGCCGTGGCTCATGCGCACATACGCCGGTCACTCCACTGCCGAGGCGTCCAACGAGCTGTACCGGCGCAACCTCGCCAAGGGTCAGACGGGTCTGTCGGTCGCGTTCGACCTGCCCACCCAGACCGGCTACGACTCCGACCACATCCTCGCCCGCGGCGAGGTCGGCCGGGTCGGCGTGCCGGTGGCCCATCTCGGCGACATGCGCAGGCTGTTCCAGGACATCCCCCTGGAGCAGATGAACACCTCGATGACGATCAACGCCACCGCCATGTGGCTGCTGGCGCTCTACCAGGTCGTCGCCGAGGAGCAGGGCGCGGACATCACCCTGCTCCAGGGCACGACCCAGAACGACATCGTCAAGGAGTACCTGTCCCGGGGGACGCACGTCTTCCCGCCGGGGCCGAGCCTGCGTCTGACGACGGACATGATCGCGTACACGGTCTCCCACATGCCGAAGTGGAACCCGATCAACATCTGCAGCTACCACCTGCAGGAGGCCGGGGCCACGCCGGTGCAGGAGATCGCCTACGCGATGTCCACGGCGATCGCCGTGCTGGACGCCGTCCGGGACTCCGGGCAGGTGCCGGCCGACAAGTTCGGCGACGTCGTCGCCCGTATCTCCTTCTTCGTGAACGCGGGCGTCCGCTTCATCGAGGAGATGTGCAAGATGCGCGCCTTCAGCCGCATCTGGGACCAGGTCACCCGCGAGCGCTACGGCATCGAGAACCCCAAGCAGCGCCGCTTCCGCTACGGCGTCCAGGTCAACTCCCTGGGCCTGACCGAGGCGCAGCCGGAGAACAACGTCCAGCGGATCGTGCTGGAGATGCTCGCCGTGACGCTGTCGAAGGACGCACGCGCGCGTGCCGTGCAGCTGCCGGCCTGGAACGAGGCGCTGGGCCTGCCCCGGCCCTGGGACCAGCAGTGGAGCCTGCGCATCCAGCAGGTCCTCGCCCTGGAGAGCGACCTGCTGGAGTACGAGGACATCTTCGCCGGCTCGCACGTCGTCGAGGCGAAGGTCGCCGAGCTGGTCGAGGCCTCCCTCGCGGAGATCGAGCGGATCCAGGAGATGGGCGGCGCGATGGCCGCCGTCGAGTCCGGCTACCTGAAGTCGCAGCTGGTCTCCTCGCACGCGGAGCGGCGCGCCCGCATCGAGAGGGGCGAGGAGAAGATCATCGGGGTCAACGTCTTCGAGACGACCGAGCCCAACCCGCTGACCGCCGATCTCGACACCGCGATCCAGACCGTCGACCCGGCGGTCGAGGCCCGCGTCATCGCCTCCCTGCAGCACTGGCGCGACACGCGGTACCAGCCGCCCTTCAACCACCCGCGCCCGTGCAAGGCGCTGGAGAAGCTGAAGGAGGCCGCCAAGGGCACCGCCAACCTCATGGAGGCGACCCTGGAGTGCGCCCGCGCCGGGGTCACGACCGGCGAGTGGGCCGGGGCGCTGCGCGAGGTGTTCGGCGAGTTCCGCGCGCCGACCGGCGTGTCGTCGGCGCCGGTGGCGGTCCCCGCCGAGGAGGGTTCGGCCATGGCCGACGTCCGCCGCAGGGTCGACCTGACCGCGAAGGACATGGGCGTCGGCAAGCTGCGCTTCCTGGTCGGCAAGCCGGGCCTGGACGGGCACTCCAACGGCGCCGAGCAGATCGCCGTGCGGGCCCGCGACGCCGGCTTCGAAGTGGTCTACCAGGGCATCCGGCTGACGCCCGAGCAGATCGTGGACGCGGCGCTCGAGGAGGACGTGCACGCCGTGGGCCTGTCCATCCTCTCCGGATCGCACGCCCAACTGGTCCCGGACGTCCTCGAACGGCTGCGTGTGGCCGGTGCCACAGACATCCCGGTGATCGCCGGTGGCATCATCCCGAATGGAGACGCCGAGCAGCTCAGGGCCGCGGGTGTCGCCGCGGTCTTCACCCCGAAGGACTTCGACATCACCTCGATCATCGGCCGCATCGTCGACGAGATCCGCAAAGCGAACAAGCTCGACCCCCTGGAGGTCCCCGCATGA
- the ccrA gene encoding crotonyl-CoA carboxylase/reductase, with protein sequence MNKILDAIRSPESTSDDFAALPLPESYRAITVHKDETEMFAGLETRDKDPRKSIHLDEVAVPELGPGEALVAVMASSVNYNSVWTSIFEPVSTFSFLERYGRLSELTKRHDLPYHVIGSDLAGVVLRTGPGVNAWKPGDEVVAHCLSVELESSDGHNDTMLDPEQRIWGFETNFGGLAEIALVKSNQLMPKPDHLSWEEAAAPGLVNSTAYRQLVSRNGAGMKQGDNVLIWGASGGLGSYATQFALAGGANPICVVSSAQKAEICRAMGAEAIIDRTAEDYRFWKDEHHQDPKEWKRFGKRIRELTGGEDVDIVFEHPGRETFGASVYVTRKGGTIVTCASTSGYHHEYDNRYLWMSLKRIVGSHFANYREAWEANRLVAKGKIHPTLSKVYSLEETGQAAYDVHRNLHQGKVGVLALAPQEGLGVRDEAKRAQHIDAINRFRNI encoded by the coding sequence ATGAACAAGATCCTGGACGCGATCCGGTCGCCGGAGTCCACCTCGGACGACTTCGCCGCTCTGCCGCTCCCCGAGTCCTACCGCGCGATCACCGTGCACAAGGACGAGACGGAGATGTTCGCGGGCCTGGAGACCCGCGACAAGGACCCGCGCAAGTCGATCCACCTGGACGAGGTGGCCGTGCCCGAGCTCGGACCGGGCGAGGCCCTGGTGGCCGTCATGGCCTCCTCGGTCAACTACAACTCCGTCTGGACCTCGATCTTCGAGCCGGTGTCGACCTTCTCCTTCCTGGAGCGCTACGGCCGGCTCAGCGAGCTCACCAAGCGGCACGACCTGCCCTACCACGTCATCGGCTCCGACCTCGCGGGCGTCGTGCTGCGCACCGGCCCGGGCGTCAACGCCTGGAAGCCGGGCGACGAGGTCGTCGCGCACTGCCTCTCCGTCGAGCTGGAGTCCTCGGACGGCCACAACGACACGATGCTCGACCCCGAGCAGCGCATCTGGGGCTTCGAGACCAACTTCGGCGGCCTGGCAGAGATCGCACTTGTCAAGTCCAACCAGCTGATGCCGAAGCCGGACCACCTGAGCTGGGAGGAGGCGGCGGCCCCCGGCCTCGTCAACTCCACCGCCTACCGGCAGCTGGTCTCCCGCAACGGCGCCGGCATGAAGCAGGGCGACAACGTCCTGATCTGGGGCGCCAGCGGCGGGCTCGGCAGCTACGCCACCCAGTTCGCGCTGGCCGGCGGCGCCAACCCGATCTGCGTCGTCTCCTCGGCGCAGAAGGCGGAGATCTGCCGGGCCATGGGCGCCGAGGCGATCATCGACCGCACGGCCGAGGACTACCGGTTCTGGAAGGACGAGCACCACCAGGACCCCAAGGAGTGGAAGCGTTTCGGCAAGCGCATCCGCGAACTCACCGGCGGCGAGGACGTCGACATCGTCTTCGAGCACCCGGGCCGCGAGACCTTCGGCGCGTCCGTCTACGTCACCCGCAAGGGCGGCACGATCGTCACCTGCGCCTCCACCTCCGGCTACCACCACGAGTACGACAACCGCTACCTGTGGATGTCCCTGAAGCGGATCGTCGGCTCGCACTTCGCCAACTACCGCGAGGCCTGGGAGGCCAACCGGCTGGTCGCGAAGGGCAAGATCCACCCGACCCTGTCGAAGGTCTACTCCCTGGAGGAGACCGGCCAGGCCGCCTACGACGTGCACCGCAACCTCCACCAGGGCAAGGTCGGCGTCCTCGCGCTGGCCCCCCAGGAGGGCCTGGGCGTGCGCGACGAGGCCAAGCGCGCCCAGCACATCGACGCCATCAACCGCTTCCGTAACATCTGA
- a CDS encoding HpcH/HpaI aldolase/citrate lyase family protein, with protein sequence MTVNRLRPRRSCLAVPGSNPRFLEKAQGLPADQVFLDLEDACAPLAKPEARHTIVKFLNEGDWTGKTRVVRVNDWTTEWTYRDVVTVVEGAGPNLDCIMLPKVQNAQQVVALDLLLTQIEKTMGFEVGRIGIEAQIENAQGLNNVNEIAQASPRVETIIFGPADFMASINMKSLVVGEQPPGYPADAYHYILMKILMAARANDLQAIDGPYLQIRNVDGYRAVAQRAAALGFDGKWVLHPGQVEASNEIFSPSQEDFDHAELILDAYDYCTSEAGGKKGSAMLGDEMIDEASRKMALVISGKGRAAGMQRTSKFEIPEG encoded by the coding sequence ATGACTGTCAACCGTCTTCGTCCGCGGCGCTCCTGTCTCGCCGTTCCGGGCAGCAACCCCCGCTTCCTGGAGAAGGCGCAAGGTCTGCCGGCCGACCAGGTCTTCCTGGACCTCGAGGACGCGTGCGCGCCGCTCGCCAAGCCTGAGGCGCGGCACACCATCGTCAAGTTCCTCAACGAGGGCGACTGGACCGGCAAGACCAGGGTCGTGCGCGTCAACGACTGGACGACCGAGTGGACCTACCGTGACGTCGTGACGGTGGTCGAAGGGGCCGGACCCAACCTCGACTGCATCATGCTGCCGAAGGTGCAGAACGCCCAGCAGGTCGTCGCCCTCGACCTGCTGCTCACGCAGATCGAGAAGACCATGGGCTTCGAGGTCGGCCGCATCGGCATCGAGGCGCAGATCGAGAACGCCCAGGGCCTCAACAACGTCAACGAGATCGCGCAGGCCTCCCCGCGCGTCGAGACGATCATCTTCGGCCCGGCCGACTTCATGGCCTCCATCAACATGAAGTCGCTGGTCGTGGGCGAGCAGCCGCCCGGCTACCCGGCGGACGCCTACCACTACATCCTGATGAAGATCCTGATGGCCGCCCGCGCCAACGACCTCCAGGCGATCGACGGCCCCTATCTGCAGATCCGCAACGTGGACGGCTACCGCGCGGTCGCGCAGCGCGCCGCCGCGCTCGGCTTCGACGGCAAGTGGGTGCTGCACCCGGGCCAGGTGGAAGCGTCCAACGAGATCTTCTCGCCGTCGCAGGAGGACTTCGACCACGCCGAGCTCATCCTGGACGCGTACGACTACTGCACGTCGGAGGCGGGCGGCAAGAAGGGCTCGGCGATGCTCGGCGACGAGATGATCGACGAGGCCAGCCGCAAGATGGCGCTGGTCATCTCGGGCAAGGGACGGGCGGCCGGCATGCAGCGCACCAGCAAGTTCGAGATCCCGGAGGGCTGA